One part of the Carassius gibelio isolate Cgi1373 ecotype wild population from Czech Republic chromosome B6, carGib1.2-hapl.c, whole genome shotgun sequence genome encodes these proteins:
- the LOC127959099 gene encoding gap junction gamma-1 protein: MSWSFLTRLLDEISNHSTFVGKIWLTLLIIFRIVLTVVGGETIYQDEQSKFVCNTAQPGCENVCYDAFAPLSHVRFWVFQIIMITTPSIMYLGFAMHKIARMADDEYRPRKRKLMSMVHRGVSRDYDQAYEMDDEVPMILEEIEPSEKDSKVAAAAKSAPASDTKSAKHDGRRRIKRDGLMKVYVLQLISRIAFEVAFLFGQYVLYGFEVAPSYICTRSPCPHTVDCFVSRPTEKTIFLVIMYVVSILCLALTVLEILHLGISGVRDTLRSRSTRRLPVHRSSTSTICHRLASAPPGYQAVLKKDSTGKLKAEFAGESGRESLGDANTGLQRHLKMRHLDQAYHHEDVGASRSSGPDSNSIAVEQNRLNLAQEGYVSSKEKEGHA; this comes from the exons ATGAGTTGGAGCTTCTTAACACGCTTGCTTGATGAGATCTCCAACCATTCCACATTTGTGGGAAAGATCTGGCTGACACTCCTTATTATCTTCCGAATCGTTCTGACAGTGGTAGGCGGTGAGACCATCTATCAAGATGAACAGAGCAAGTTTGTATGCAATACTGCACAACCCGGTTGTGAAAATGTATGCTATGATGCATTTGCCCCTCTATCACATGTCCGATTCTGGGTTTTTCAAATCATTATGATCACCACTCCGTCCATTATGTACCTGGGCTTTGCCATGCACAAAATCGCTCGAATGGCTGATGACGAATACCGACCACGCAAGCGCAAACTGATGTCTATGGTTCATCGAGGTGTGAGCCGTGACTATGACCAGGCTTACGAAATGGATGATGAAGTTCCCATGATCTTGGAGGAGATTGAGCCCTCTGAAAAGGATAGTAAAGTGGCAGCTGCAGCCAAGTCTGCCCCTGCATCCGATACTAAGTCTGCGAAGCATGACGGTCGTCGTCGCATCAAGAGAGATGGTCTCATGAAGGTGTATGTGCTGCAGTTGATCTCTCGCATTGCCTTTGAGGTAGCCTTCCTTTTTGGGCAGTATGTTTTGTATGGTTTTGAAGTTGCGCCATCGTACATTTGCACCCGAAGCCCATGCCCACACACTGTGGACTGCTTTGTCTCACGTCCAACTGAAAAGACCATCTTCTTGGTCATCATGTATGTCGTCAGTATACTCTGCCTGGCGCTGACTGTGCTGGAAATCCTTCATCTGGGAATTAGTGGTGTGAGGGACACTCTTCGTAGTCGATCGACTCGGAGGCTCCCCGTACACAGGTCATCCACATCCACTATCTGTCACCGCCTTGCCAGTGCACCCCCGGGATATCAGGCTGTCCTGAAAAAGGACTCCACTGGCAAGCTTAAGGCTGAATTCGCGGGAGAGTCGGGACGGGAGTCATTGGGTGATGCCAACACTGGTCTACAAAGACACCTGAAAATGCGACATCTGGACCAGGCCTACCACCATGAGGATGTTGGGGCTTCACGCAGCAGTGGTCCAGACTCTAACAGCATTGCTGTTGAGCAAAACCGGCTCAACCTAGCTCAGGAGGGCTATGTCAGCTCCAAGGAAAAAG AGGGTCATGCTTGA